In Macadamia integrifolia cultivar HAES 741 chromosome 12, SCU_Mint_v3, whole genome shotgun sequence, the following are encoded in one genomic region:
- the LOC122058427 gene encoding translationally-controlled tumor protein homolog, which yields MIVYQDLLSGDELLSDSFPYKEIQNGMLWEVDGKWVVQGAVDVNIGANPSAEGGEDDEGLDDQAVKVVDIVDTFRLQEQPSFDKKQFVTYIKRYIKLLTPKLDAEKQEEFKKNVEAATKFLLSKLSDLQFFVGESMSDDASVVFAYYKEGATDPTFLYFAHGLKEVKC from the exons ATGATCGTTTACCAGGATCTCCTCTCAG GTGATGAGCTTCTCTCAGATTCATTTCCATACAAGGAGATTCAGAATGGAATGCTGTGGGAAGTTGACGGAAAG TGGGTTGTTCAAGGAGCAGTTGATGTAAACATTGGTGCCAACCCATCCGCAGAAGGTGGTGAGGATGATGAGGGCCTGGATGACCAGGCCGTCAAGGTTGTTGATATTGTTGACACATTCCGTCTCCAG gaaCAACCTTCTTTTGACAAGAAGCAGTTCGTTACATACATAAAGAGGTACATCAAGTTGCTTACACCAAAGCTGGATGCGGAGAAACAAGAGGAGTTCAAGAAGAACGTTGAAGCAGCAACTAAGTTCCTGCTTTCAAAGCTGAGTGACCTCCAATT TTTTGTAGGAGAGAGTATGTCAGATGATGCTAGTGTGGTCTTTGCATACTATAAGGAAGGTGCAACTGACCCAACATTTTTGTACTTTGCACATGGGTTGAAGGAGGTTAAGTGTTGA
- the LOC122057232 gene encoding universal stress protein PHOS34-like translates to MATTTTEQTNSPIATTTEKPVMVVGIDESEISFYALDWALDHFFVPFASNPPFKLVVVHAKPFPTSVIGIAGPGITEVLPVVEADIKRIAARVVEKAKEICRNKSLHDIVVEVVEGDARNVLCETVEKHHASILVVGSHGYGAIKRAVLGSVSDYCAHHAHCTVMIVKKPKSKH, encoded by the exons ATGGCGACGACGACGACAGAGCAAACCAATTCTCCAATTGCGACGACGACAGAGAAACCAGTAATGGTGGTGGGTATAGACGAGAGCGAGATCAGCTTCTATGCTCTTGATTGGGCTCTCGATCACTTCTTTGTCCCCTTTGCTTCCAATCCTCCTTTTAAGCTTGTTGTagtacatgccaagccttttcCTACTTCGGTTATCGGAATCGCTGGACCTG GAATTACCGAGGTTTTGCCCGTTGTTGAGGCGGATATCAAGAGGATTGCAGCTAGGGTTGTAGAGAAGGCCAAGGAGATCTGCCGCAATAAATCG TTGCATGATATAGTAGTGGAGGTCGTGGAAGGAGATGCTAGGAATGTTCTCTGTGAGACCGTGGAGAAACACCATGCATCCATATTGGTGGTGGGCAGTCATGGTTATGGAGCTATAAAAAG GGCTGTTTTGGGCAGTGTTAGTGACTATTGTGCTCACCATGCTCACTgtactgtgatgattgtgaagaAGCCCAAGTCCAAGCACTAA
- the LOC122057594 gene encoding E3 ubiquitin-protein ligase BAH1-like isoform X2, with translation MKFCKTYQEYMEGQKKPLPGVGLKKLKKILKKCKGEVQLRRDNTGVLIASTCPVCDGTFFPSLLKEMSTVVGSFNERAQKLLELHLASGFRKYFMRKGRNHVGLIQEGKDLVTYAMINAIAIRKILKKYDKVHYSKQGQAFKSQAQSMHIEILQSPWLCELMAFHINLRETKAEAKATTVLEGCSLEFNDGKPSLSCAIFDSVKLDIDLTCSICLDTLFDPVSLTCGHIFCYMCACSVASVTSVDGLKASNPKARCPLCREAGVFEGAVSMDELTILLSRRCHEYWEERLQTERRERIKQAKQHWESQCRAFVGV, from the exons ATGAAGTTCTGCAAGACATATCAAGAGTACATGGAAGGACAGAAGAAGCCATTACCAGGGGTTGGATTGAAGAAACTCAAGAAGATCCTGAAGAAGTGTAAGGGAGAGGTTCAATTGCGCAGAGACAACACTGGGGTTCTTATCGCCTCCACTTGCC CAGTGTGTGATGGAACCTTTTTCCCCTCTCTACTTAAAGAGATGTCCACAGTTGTGGGTTCCTTCAATGAGCGTGCACAGAAATTGCTTGAGCTACACTTAGCTTCAGGCTTCCGAAAGTACTTCATGCGGAAAGGAAGGAACCATGTTGGTTTAATTCAAGAAGGCAAGGACTTAGTTACTTATGCAATGATTAATGCCATTGCTATCAGAAAAATTCTAAAGAAGTATGACAAG GTTCATTACTCTAAACAAGGTCAGGCTTTCAAATCACAAGCTCAAAGTATGCATATTGAGATCCTTCAATCTCCTTGGCTGTGTGAGCTGATGGCTTTCCACATCAACTTGAGGGAAACTAAGGCTGAGGCAAAGGCAACTACAGTTCTTGAAGGCTGCTCACTTGAGTTCAATGATGGCAAGCCATCACTCTCTTGTGCAATCTTTGATTCAGTAAAGCTCGATATTGATCTCACCTGTTCTATATGCTTG GACACACTGTTTGATCCGGTGTCTCTCACATGTGGCCATATCTTCTGCTACATGTGTGCATGCTCTGTGGCATCAGTGACCAGTGTGGATGGACTAAAGGCATCAAATCCTAAAGCAAGATGCCCTCTTTGTCGAGAG GCAGGAGTTTTTGAAGGTGCTGTATCTATGGATGAGCTTACCATTTTATTAAGTCGAAG ATGCCATGAATATTGGGAAGAACGACTTCAGACGGAAAGAAGAGAGCGGATTAAGCAGGCAAAGCAGCACTGGGAATCACAATGTCGAGCTTTCGTAGGAGTCTGA
- the LOC122057594 gene encoding probable E3 ubiquitin-protein ligase BAH1-like 1 isoform X1, producing MKFCKTYQEYMEGQKKPLPGVGLKKLKKILKKCKGEVQLRRDNTGVLIASTCPHQCPVCDGTFFPSLLKEMSTVVGSFNERAQKLLELHLASGFRKYFMRKGRNHVGLIQEGKDLVTYAMINAIAIRKILKKYDKVHYSKQGQAFKSQAQSMHIEILQSPWLCELMAFHINLRETKAEAKATTVLEGCSLEFNDGKPSLSCAIFDSVKLDIDLTCSICLDTLFDPVSLTCGHIFCYMCACSVASVTSVDGLKASNPKARCPLCREAGVFEGAVSMDELTILLSRRCHEYWEERLQTERRERIKQAKQHWESQCRAFVGV from the exons ATGAAGTTCTGCAAGACATATCAAGAGTACATGGAAGGACAGAAGAAGCCATTACCAGGGGTTGGATTGAAGAAACTCAAGAAGATCCTGAAGAAGTGTAAGGGAGAGGTTCAATTGCGCAGAGACAACACTGGGGTTCTTATCGCCTCCACTTGCCCCCACCAGTGCCCAG TGTGTGATGGAACCTTTTTCCCCTCTCTACTTAAAGAGATGTCCACAGTTGTGGGTTCCTTCAATGAGCGTGCACAGAAATTGCTTGAGCTACACTTAGCTTCAGGCTTCCGAAAGTACTTCATGCGGAAAGGAAGGAACCATGTTGGTTTAATTCAAGAAGGCAAGGACTTAGTTACTTATGCAATGATTAATGCCATTGCTATCAGAAAAATTCTAAAGAAGTATGACAAG GTTCATTACTCTAAACAAGGTCAGGCTTTCAAATCACAAGCTCAAAGTATGCATATTGAGATCCTTCAATCTCCTTGGCTGTGTGAGCTGATGGCTTTCCACATCAACTTGAGGGAAACTAAGGCTGAGGCAAAGGCAACTACAGTTCTTGAAGGCTGCTCACTTGAGTTCAATGATGGCAAGCCATCACTCTCTTGTGCAATCTTTGATTCAGTAAAGCTCGATATTGATCTCACCTGTTCTATATGCTTG GACACACTGTTTGATCCGGTGTCTCTCACATGTGGCCATATCTTCTGCTACATGTGTGCATGCTCTGTGGCATCAGTGACCAGTGTGGATGGACTAAAGGCATCAAATCCTAAAGCAAGATGCCCTCTTTGTCGAGAG GCAGGAGTTTTTGAAGGTGCTGTATCTATGGATGAGCTTACCATTTTATTAAGTCGAAG ATGCCATGAATATTGGGAAGAACGACTTCAGACGGAAAGAAGAGAGCGGATTAAGCAGGCAAAGCAGCACTGGGAATCACAATGTCGAGCTTTCGTAGGAGTCTGA